The following are from one region of the Ochotona princeps isolate mOchPri1 chromosome 4, mOchPri1.hap1, whole genome shotgun sequence genome:
- the GSTP1 gene encoding glutathione S-transferase P encodes MPPYTIVYFPVQGRCEMMRMLLADQGQTWQEEVINLETWSQGSLKSSCLFGQLPKFQDGDLTLYQSNAILRHLGRTLGIYGKDQREAALLDMVNDGVEDLRMKYITLIYTNYDAGKDSYVKALPGHLKPFETLLSQNQGGKSFIVGDQISFADYNLLDLLLTHQVLAPSCLDAFPLLKAYVARLVARPKIKAFLASPDHVNRPINANGKK; translated from the exons A TGCCTCCCTACACCATCGTCTACTTCCCCGTGCAAG GGCGCTGTGAGATGATGCGTATGCTGCTGGCTGACCAGGGCCAGACCTGGCAGGAAGAGGTCATCAACCTAGAGACCTGGTCCCAGGGCTCACTGAAAAGCTCCTGT CTGTTCGGGCAGCTTCCTAAGTTTCAGGACGGAGACCTCACCCTGTACCAGTCCAATGCCATCCTGAGGCACCTGGGCCGCACCCTGG GGATCTATGGAAAGGACCAGCGGGAGGCTGCCCTGCTGGACATGGTGAATGACGGTGTGGAGGACCTGCGCATGAAATACATCACCCTCATCTACACCAACTAC GACGCGGGCAAGGACAGCTACGTGAAAGCGCTGCCCGGGCACCTCAAGCCTTTTGAGACTCTGCTGTCCCAGAACCAGGGTGGCAAGTCCTTCATCGTGGGCGACCAG ATCTCCTTCGCCGACTACAACCTGCTGGACTTGTTGCTGACCCACCAGGTCCTGGCCCCCAGCTGCCTGGATGCCTTCCCCCTACTCAAGGCCTATGTGGCCCGCCTTGTGGCACGCCCCAAGATCAAAGCCTTCCTGGCCTCCCCCGACCATGTCAACCGCCCCATTAACGCCAACGGGAAGAAGTGA